The Desulfonatronospira thiodismutans ASO3-1 region ATGCGCTACGTCCCGGAACTCAGGTTCGAGTGGGATACATATCTGCAGGAGATGGTGTATGATTCCCGTTCCCAGTGAACTCACCCGGGCACTTAAAACCGGGGACAATTTTCTTGTGACCTCGCATGTAAAGCCGGACGGTGATTCCATAGGCTCCATGTCTGCAGCCGGGCATATACTCAAAAGCCTGGGCAAAAAATTTGTTCTGTACAACGAAAGCGGTCTGCCGGGAAAATACACCTGGCTGGACCTGCCGGCAAAAATACATAACAGGCCGCCGGACAACAATTTTGACTGGATTGTGGTCCTGGACAGCGCTTCTCCGGAACGCCCTGGGGAATACATTGCCGACAGGATCAACCAAGTGCCCACTATAAATATCGACCATCACCCGGACAATCCGGACTTTGGCTCCATCAACTGGGTGGACCCGGGCTTCTCCTCTGTGGGGGAAATGATGTCCCTGGTGGCCAGGCAACTGAACCTGGAACTAAAAGGTCCCCTGGCCCACGGCATTTATCTGGCCATTGTCTCGGACACAGGATTTTTCAGCTTCGGCAACACAACACCCGGTGTCCTGGAGGTGACCGCCCAGATGGTCCGTCAGGGCCTGGATCCCGGGCAGATCAATCCCCTCATCACCAACCAGTGGTCAGTGGGCAGAATCCGTCTGCACGGCCTGGCCCTGCAGCGCTCGGAATTCGTTGACAACGGGCGTATCGGCATCATCTGCATCACTAAGGACATGCTCAAAAACACCGGCACCGGACCAGAGGACTGCGAGGGACTAGTCAACATGCTCCTCAAGGTCAGCGGAGTAAAGATAGCCTGTACCCTGCGCGAGGATGACGAAGGTGGTGTCAAGATGAGCCTGCGCAGTGCCGGACAAGACGATGTAAGCAGGATTGCATCGCATCTGGGTGGTGGAGGACACAGAAACGCCTCCGGAGGCATCATCAATGCACCCTTGCAGGAGGCCCGTGAAATGGTTATCGCCGGTGCCCGCAGGTCTATACAATGAGCCCGGGTCCCAGGTCCTCCAAGGCCTTTCATCCAGACGGAGTCATGGTCCTGAACAAGCCGGAGGGTCCTACTTCCACTGCATGTCTGAACAAAATAAAATCGCGCTTCAAGCTGAAAAAGCTGGGCCACGCCGGCACCCTGGATCCCATGGCCAGGGGTGTACTGGTGGCTTTGCTTGGCCAGGCCACCAAACTGGCTCCCTACATCACTGAAGGCCGCAAGACGTACTGGGGGGTTATCCGCCTGGGAGTCAGCACAGATACATACGATATGCAGGGAACCGTGCTGGAGGAAAAGGACTGTTCCGAGGTTTCCCCGGAGACTATAGAGCGGGAAATAAAGTCCTGGGAAGACCTCAAAGAACAGCCTGTACCAGCGGTATCTGCAGCCAAGCACCAGGGAAAACCATTTTATGCCCTGGCCAGGGCTGGACAAGAGGTCCCCTGCAAGACTAAAGAAATAGATATTTACCAGGCCCAGGTTCTAAATATAGAACCGCCCCTGGTGGAATTCCGGATAACCTGCTCCGCAGGCACCTATGTACGGTCCCTGGCCCACAGCCTGGGGATGCGCGTGGGATGCTGCGCGGCTCTGGCAGAGCTTGTCCGGGAAAAAAGCCATCCCTTTTCCCTGGACCAGGCCGTGGACCTGGACACCCTCATGGAAGCAAGGGATCTAAACGAACACCTGCTGCCCATCCCCCGGGCCATGTCTCACTGGGAGCATGTCAGGCTGGACCCTGAGCAGGAAGCGTTCGTGCGCAACGGCCGCCCCATTGAAGCAAGAAATGCGCCCCGGACAGTTGATGGACAGCATCCAAGGGCACTTCTTCTTTCCATGGACGGCTCTTCGCTGGCCCTGGCCGAGGCCCGGAAAACGGATGGCCGGTTGATGTGGTCCATAATCAGGGGATTGTGGACTTGATTCTTTATTATTCAATTCAAGGAGGATACAGCTGTGGTCATGGAACCCAAGGACAAATCCAAGATTATTGAGGAATTTAAACAGCACGAAAACGACACTGGTTCGCCTGAAGTCCAGGTCGCTCTGCTTACTGAACGTATCAAGTATCTCACGGAACACTTCAAGACCCACAAGAAGGATTTTCATTCCCGTACAGGTCTTTTGAAGCTGGTGGGCAAAAGAAGAAAGCTGCTTACTTACCTCAAGGAAAAAAATGTAGAGCGTTACCGACAGCTTATTTCCAGGCTGGGACTCAGGAAATAATCCCGGCAAACCCCGGTTTTCGGTGCGTCAGTGTATACAGGCATCCCGGCGTATAAAATTAAAGTACCGGCAACAATACATAGACGCACCGTAAACCCGACAGCCATGCTAAGGCAGAGCCGGACACGAGGCACCTGCTGAAATGCAAATACTTACATAAGGATAGATAAAAATTATGCTGAAAGAATTTAATAGTACCAAGATCACCTCTGTTGCCGGCGACTGCAAGATTAATTTCGAAACCGGCAAAATGGCCAACCAGGCCCACGGCTCGGTTCTTGTGCAGAGCGGAGATACAGTGGTCCTGGTTACTGCAGTCACCCAGCCCATGGAGAACAACCCCGGATTTTTTCCGTTGACGGTCAATTACCAGGAAATGTCCTACGCTGCCGGCAAGATACCAGGAAGCTATTTCCGCCGGGAAATCGGCAGGCCAAGCGAACGTGAGACCCTGGTTTCCAGGCTCATTGACCGCTCCATAAGGCCGCTTTTTCCGGAAACATTCAACGACGAAGTCCAGGTCATGGCCACGGTGCTTTCGGCAGACCCGGTGAATGATCCGGACATACTGGCCATCAGCGGCGCTTCGGCCGCCCTGCACATGTCCAAGATCCCGTTTATGGGCCCCCTGGCCGGAGCCCGGGTGGGTTACATAGATGACGAATTCATTTTGAACCCCAGCCTCAAGCTCCTGGACCAGAGCGATCTAAGCCTCATGGTGGCTTCCACCCGCAACGGGGTGGTCATGGTTGAGGGGGTAGCCGACTTTGTGCCCGAAGACATCGTGGCCAGGGCCATAGACTGGGCCAGTCAGCAGGTAATACCCATTCTGGACAGCCAGGAAGAACTGCGCAGTCAGTGCGGCCGGGAAAAAATGGAAATACCTGCAGAACCGGAAAGAGATCTGGAACTGGAAGAGATGGTCAAAGAAATGGCCGCTGGTGACCTGGCCAGGGCCCTGGAAACCCAGGGAAAAATGCATAGAAAAAACGCCAAGTCTGAAGTCAAGGAACGAGTACAGGCCTCTTTGCAGGAAAAACTCGGCCCTGAATCAGAGAGGCTGGATAAATTCGGGGGGATTTTCAAGGACCTGGAAAAAAGCATAATGCGGGAAAAGATCAGCTCGGAAAAGATCCGCATTGATGGACGGGACTTGAAGACCGTTCGCCCGCTGAGCATGGAAGTAGGCCTTTTGCCCCGCACCCACGGCTCCGCCCTGTTCACCCGGGGGGAAACCACAGCCCTGACCATTGCCACCCTGGGCAGCTCCACAGATATCCAGCACATCGAGACCCTGTCCGGGGACAGCAGCAAAAGCTTCATGCTGCATTACAACTTTCCCCCTTACTGCGTGGGAGAGGTAAAGTTTCTGCGCGGGCCTTCCAGGCGGGAAATAGGACACGGTGTCCTGGCCGAACGGGCCATTCAGCCTGTCCTGCCCTCTTCGGAAGATTTCCCCTTCACCATTCGCCTGGTATCTGAAATCATGGACAGCAACGGCTCATCATCCATGGCCACTGTATGCGGCGGCACCCTGGCTCTGATGGATGCCGGGATTCCTGTAAAGGAGCCTGTGGCCGGAATCGCCATGGGGCTTATCCGGGAAAATGACGAATACCTCGTGCTCACGGATATACTGGGCGACGAGGATCACCTGGGAGACATGGATTTCAAGGTGGCCGGCTCCTATGACGGCATCACCGCTGTACAGATGGACATCAAGATCTCGGGGATTTCCGGGGAAATCATGCACCAGGCCCTGGATCAGGCCCTGGAAGCCCGCCGGCACATCCTGGACCAGATGAAGCAGGTGATAGATGAGCCCAGAAAAGAGCTGTCTCCTTTTGCTCCCAAAATGGAAGTCATCCATGTGGACACCAACAAGATAAAGGACGTCATAGGCCCGTCAGGCAAGCATATAAAGGCCATCACCGCAGAAACCGGGTCATCCATAGACATAGAGGACTCCGGCAAGATATCCATCTTCGCCCCGTCAGAAGAAATCCTGCAGAAGACCAAGGAAATGATCCTTTTTTACAACCAGAAGCCGGAGCTGGGCAAGGATTACGAAGGTGTAGTCACCAGGCTTCTGGATTTCGGGGCAGTGGTGGAGATCCTGCCCGGACTGGACGGACTGGTGCATATCTCCCAGCTGGATACCGCAAGAGTGGAAAAGGTCTCGGACGTGGTCAATATCGGGGACAAGATCAAGGTCAAGGTCATCGAGATCGATGACCGGGGCAAGGTGCGCCTGAGCCGCATGGCCGTACTCATGGAAGAACAGGGCAAGACCTTTGACATGTCTTCAGCTTCCAGGCCCGGACCCAAAAAAGGCGGCGGTGGCGGACGTTCCGGCGGACCTCCCAGAGGCGGAGGCGGAGGCGGACGCAGGTAAAAAGAAAGATTCAGGGCATTGGGAATTATGGGATTAAGGGATTGGGGGATTGAGGGATTGAGGTTATATACAGGATGAAAGTACACCGTTAATATAAGGCCCAGCAACTTTTTACCCAGAGCGAGTCAAACTCAAAATGGGTAAAAAGTTGTTTTATCCCTGATTGGCAGGAGTGAACTGGAAACGCATGTGCCTGAAAAAACCGGTATTGAAAAAATCCCGGTCCTCGGCCAGGGGCAGG contains the following coding sequences:
- a CDS encoding DHH family phosphoesterase, producing MIPVPSELTRALKTGDNFLVTSHVKPDGDSIGSMSAAGHILKSLGKKFVLYNESGLPGKYTWLDLPAKIHNRPPDNNFDWIVVLDSASPERPGEYIADRINQVPTINIDHHPDNPDFGSINWVDPGFSSVGEMMSLVARQLNLELKGPLAHGIYLAIVSDTGFFSFGNTTPGVLEVTAQMVRQGLDPGQINPLITNQWSVGRIRLHGLALQRSEFVDNGRIGIICITKDMLKNTGTGPEDCEGLVNMLLKVSGVKIACTLREDDEGGVKMSLRSAGQDDVSRIASHLGGGGHRNASGGIINAPLQEAREMVIAGARRSIQ
- the truB gene encoding tRNA pseudouridine(55) synthase TruB translates to MSPGPRSSKAFHPDGVMVLNKPEGPTSTACLNKIKSRFKLKKLGHAGTLDPMARGVLVALLGQATKLAPYITEGRKTYWGVIRLGVSTDTYDMQGTVLEEKDCSEVSPETIEREIKSWEDLKEQPVPAVSAAKHQGKPFYALARAGQEVPCKTKEIDIYQAQVLNIEPPLVEFRITCSAGTYVRSLAHSLGMRVGCCAALAELVREKSHPFSLDQAVDLDTLMEARDLNEHLLPIPRAMSHWEHVRLDPEQEAFVRNGRPIEARNAPRTVDGQHPRALLLSMDGSSLALAEARKTDGRLMWSIIRGLWT
- the rpsO gene encoding 30S ribosomal protein S15: MEPKDKSKIIEEFKQHENDTGSPEVQVALLTERIKYLTEHFKTHKKDFHSRTGLLKLVGKRRKLLTYLKEKNVERYRQLISRLGLRK
- the pnp gene encoding polyribonucleotide nucleotidyltransferase encodes the protein MLKEFNSTKITSVAGDCKINFETGKMANQAHGSVLVQSGDTVVLVTAVTQPMENNPGFFPLTVNYQEMSYAAGKIPGSYFRREIGRPSERETLVSRLIDRSIRPLFPETFNDEVQVMATVLSADPVNDPDILAISGASAALHMSKIPFMGPLAGARVGYIDDEFILNPSLKLLDQSDLSLMVASTRNGVVMVEGVADFVPEDIVARAIDWASQQVIPILDSQEELRSQCGREKMEIPAEPERDLELEEMVKEMAAGDLARALETQGKMHRKNAKSEVKERVQASLQEKLGPESERLDKFGGIFKDLEKSIMREKISSEKIRIDGRDLKTVRPLSMEVGLLPRTHGSALFTRGETTALTIATLGSSTDIQHIETLSGDSSKSFMLHYNFPPYCVGEVKFLRGPSRREIGHGVLAERAIQPVLPSSEDFPFTIRLVSEIMDSNGSSSMATVCGGTLALMDAGIPVKEPVAGIAMGLIRENDEYLVLTDILGDEDHLGDMDFKVAGSYDGITAVQMDIKISGISGEIMHQALDQALEARRHILDQMKQVIDEPRKELSPFAPKMEVIHVDTNKIKDVIGPSGKHIKAITAETGSSIDIEDSGKISIFAPSEEILQKTKEMILFYNQKPELGKDYEGVVTRLLDFGAVVEILPGLDGLVHISQLDTARVEKVSDVVNIGDKIKVKVIEIDDRGKVRLSRMAVLMEEQGKTFDMSSASRPGPKKGGGGGRSGGPPRGGGGGGRR